The nucleotide sequence CCAATCCAACTGAGGCATAAACATTTTAGGGCTGTCATAATAGAAGGAATCTTTATACCCGTAGGCCAATTTAACCCACTCTTTAAATTTTATTGGTTTTGCCCTTAAATTTGTCTGATTTGTTTCAACACGATAATGAAAGTGAGAAACAACTTTGTCCCAGGGATTTCTAACCGTTGTAAATTTATATACTTTATCCCACTTGTGTTGACCTATTTCGTCGATTTTTTCTAAAGCAGTTTTATGCTGAAAAGCTAAATTTAGAGCCTTTTCAATACTTCTTCCACCGGTCTTATTGATATGAATAAAGACAAAATTGTCAATATAGCGTTGACGCAAAAGTTTAGCTCGTTGATCAACATAGTAGGGAATGTATATAATGTCTGTAAGCTCTATTGATGAAACGATTTTGGGAAAAATTTTATTCATAAAAGTTTAAGACTATGTTGATTAACTCATTAGCTATTTTTAAAGACTAGCTGAATCTAAAAAACTTCATACCAGCACCAGGGCCAGTACCCTTTTAAGTGTTTTTACTTATTTTATAATTTTCCCAAGAGGCTCTCTTAGATTTTAATTAATATTTAATCTAAAGGTAAGTGATATTTTTTAATCGTGTCTTCCCTAGCGGCTTGATAAGCTGTCACGCATTTAATTTGTTCTTTGTGGGGGGGTGTAGGGGGTAGGGTGCGGGGTGTGGGGGAAGAGTTTTAGGGTTTGTTTCCTAAGATCATAATATCCAGTTTAAATGCACAACAGCTTAACAGCCTAGGAAGATTTCATTTAATATTTGCTCAACTTAAAAGTATATACAGATGAATATTTATCTTTTAACTAGCTTTATTCGGTGAACGATAAAAAGGTTTTTTAACCACTTTTCCGGGGTAAGTTTTTCCGCGAATTTCTATTTCTAATTTCTGTCCGACTTCGCTTAATTCTGTGGGAACATAAGCCAATGCCACCGGAATTCCTAAAGTGGGGGATAATGTGCCGCTCGTCACTTCTCCGACTATTTTGCTATTAGAGATCACGGGATAGCCATGACGCGCAATATATCGTCCTTCCATTTCCACCCCGACTAAGCGGCGACTGACTCCTTGAGCTTTTTGTTTTTCTAATACGGATCTACCAATAAAATCCTCTTTTAGGGTCTTTAAATGCACCAACCAGCCTAAACCGGCTTCTAGCGGCGTAGTGGTATCATCGATATCTTGTCCATATAAGGCTAAGGCGGCTTCTAGGCGAAGGGTATCTCTAGCGCCCAACCCGCAAGGGGTTACACCCGCATCTGACAACTTACGCCATAATTGTTGGGCAATCTCTGGATCTACCATGATCTCAAACCCATCCTCGCCGGTGTATCCTGTCCTAGCTATAAACCCAGGTTGATCTAATAGGGTTGCTTTCAAATGTTCAAATAGTTTAACGCCAGATAAATCTTCTTTGACGAAGGATTGTAAAAAAGATTCCGCTTGTGGACCTTGAACAGCAATTAAGGCTTTTTCTTGTGAAAGGTCGGCAAATTCTACTGACTGGGAAATATGCTCTAAGATCCAGGTTTTATCTTTCTCGGTGGTGGCAGCATTGACAATTAAGGTGACTTCTTGCTGACCATTTTTTTCGCCTTGATAGTAAACGATAATATCGTCGATGATACCGCCTTGGGGATTCAACAGAACAGTATACTGGGCTTGGCCGGCTTGGATGCGGCTTAAGTTAGAGGGGACTAACTCTTGTAACTGTTTAATAATGTCTTGGCCTTTAAAGATAAATTTTCCCATGTGGGAGATGTCAAACATACCGGCTTGGGTGCGTACTGCCTGATGTTCTTGCTTAAGGCCACTAAATTGTACTGGCATCTCCCAACCGGCAAAAGCTGTTAATTTGGCTTTTTGTTCTAGGGTGAGGGTATAGAGGGGAGTGCGTAGGAGGGGTTGAGAAGATGGGTCTGGGTTTGCCACTGCTAGTGTAAAAGTCCAAAGTTGATAGTTCTTATGATACCTGCTTGGATGACTTTCGGTTCAGGTGGTCTAATAGTATCTGCCGTTTTGGGTTGGGTTAACTCGACTGCTGATGGTTAGAGGTGTTTGCAGGGTTAAGGTTAGGTCTTGGTTAGGATTAATAGAGATCACTTCTTTGCTACCTCCGCCAAGTACGCCTGACTGAGGTAAGGCCCAACCGGCTAAGGTTCCTACGGCTGCACCGCCGAGAACTTCTAAGGCTTCTATGCGCCTATTACCGGTTACTCCAGCGATGATGGTTGCCGCACCGGCACCGGCTAATGTGCCTTTTAAGATGTCTTCGGTATTGGCACCTTTGGAGATTTTTTCGGTTTTGGTGACTACACGAGAGGTAGCATCGATCTCATAGCTTTGATTGTTGATGATTAATTCTTGAGCAACAAATTGTGACCCGTTGCCAGCCGGTTCAATTTGACCTTTTATTTCACTGCCCGCAGGAACTAGGACTGCACCGTTATTATCTGTTATGTTATAGGCCACTTGAAGAGTTACAGGCACGGTTTCGTCTTTACTAACAATGATTTTTTTAGCATCTTCATGTCTGACGGCAATTCGAGTGCCTGCGGGAATGGCTATCTGCCGTTGTCCTATCAGGGAATTTCTCTGATGATAGACGGGTTGAGCATTAGCCGGAATTAAAGGAAGCATCGGAGTTATAACCGTCGTGGTCATTAATAAGGCGATTAATCGGGATATTGTTGAGTTTGATTGATATAATTTCGCCATGATTTTTCTCCTGTGTTTTTTACTCGTTAGCTGAACTTTCTCTACTATTAGAGTAATAGGAGAAACTGAGTGATGTCAGTCCCAAAATTTAGGGTCTATAAAGGGAATTTTATAGAATACAAGTCGAAAAAAATGGACGAATTAGCAATGATTATTAATCCCTCGCTAGGCTGAATAAATAAACTTTTAGTAAGGAATTTTCGGGGATTTCTGCTGTTGTTATACCTTGAGATCTGGTCACCCGATAACTTGACAAAAATTTCCTTTCATGTCATGAATAAAGCGGCTTAAGAGTTAAAGACTATATGAGTATTTTTATTCCCCACAATAAACAATTAAATCAATTTCTACATCGCCTCCTCCAGCTAAAGCTAAAACCCCGACAGTTGTGCGCCCCGGCAACCGATTTTGAGGGAAATAAGAAAGATAAATTGCATTAACCTGTTGATAATCTCTAAAATCTGTCAGAAAAATACGCGCCATGACTACTCGCTCAAAGCTAGTCCCCGCGTGCGCCAATACGATTTTTAAATTTTCCATTACTTGGCGGGTTTGATCGGCGATCGCTCCTCGATGAATTTCACCGGTTTCGGGGTTTTCTGACAACTGTCCGGTGACAAATAAAAAATCTCCCGCACGTACGGCATGAGAATAGGGGCCAACGGGAGGTAAAGTATCTGATAAGGTGATATATTCGAGCATAAATTTAGCTAAATGTTCTATTCATCAATTTATTATTGATCGTCAGTATGGGAAGACTCAACCAGAAAGTAGCACTGATCACAGGAGTCAGTTCAGGTATTGGTGCAGCCGCAGCAAAATTATTTGCCGCAGAAGGCGCGGCTGTTTTTGGCGTTGACTGCCATACAGAAGCCGGTGAAGCTTTAGAGGAGGAATTACGACAACTGGGGCTTAGTTTTCATTTTTTTGCCTGTGATGTGGCTAATTCTTCTGCGGCTAGAGATATTGTCTCGAACTGTGGGCAAACCTATGGGCGAGTGGATATTCTCTATAATAATGCTGGTATTTCTACGGTAGAAGCTTTTACAAGCGTCAGCCAGTCCTCTCTAGAGCGCATCATGGCGGTTAATTTTATGGCGACTTTTTACCTGTGTCAGCAAGTGATTCCGGTGATGAAACAGCAGGGAGGAGGGGTCATTATTAATACTGCCTCTGAATTAGCCTTTGTTGCTCAACC is from Gloeothece verrucosa PCC 7822 and encodes:
- a CDS encoding sulfotransferase family 2 domain-containing protein; this encodes MNKIFPKIVSSIELTDIIYIPYYVDQRAKLLRQRYIDNFVFIHINKTGGRSIEKALNLAFQHKTALEKIDEIGQHKWDKVYKFTTVRNPWDKVVSHFHYRVETNQTNLRAKPIKFKEWVKLAYGYKDSFYYDSPKMFMPQLDWITDHEGKILVDFICRFENLSQDFGAVCKKIGKNVTLPHINSSKHGNYREYYDDDTIEIIAKWFSKDIDNFGYRF
- a CDS encoding RidA family protein gives rise to the protein MLEYITLSDTLPPVGPYSHAVRAGDFLFVTGQLSENPETGEIHRGAIADQTRQVMENLKIVLAHAGTSFERVVMARIFLTDFRDYQQVNAIYLSYFPQNRLPGRTTVGVLALAGGGDVEIDLIVYCGE
- the gcvT gene encoding glycine cleavage system aminomethyltransferase GcvT, coding for MANPDPSSQPLLRTPLYTLTLEQKAKLTAFAGWEMPVQFSGLKQEHQAVRTQAGMFDISHMGKFIFKGQDIIKQLQELVPSNLSRIQAGQAQYTVLLNPQGGIIDDIIVYYQGEKNGQQEVTLIVNAATTEKDKTWILEHISQSVEFADLSQEKALIAVQGPQAESFLQSFVKEDLSGVKLFEHLKATLLDQPGFIARTGYTGEDGFEIMVDPEIAQQLWRKLSDAGVTPCGLGARDTLRLEAALALYGQDIDDTTTPLEAGLGWLVHLKTLKEDFIGRSVLEKQKAQGVSRRLVGVEMEGRYIARHGYPVISNSKIVGEVTSGTLSPTLGIPVALAYVPTELSEVGQKLEIEIRGKTYPGKVVKKPFYRSPNKAS
- a CDS encoding SDR family NAD(P)-dependent oxidoreductase codes for the protein MGRLNQKVALITGVSSGIGAAAAKLFAAEGAAVFGVDCHTEAGEALEEELRQLGLSFHFFACDVANSSAARDIVSNCGQTYGRVDILYNNAGISTVEAFTSVSQSSLERIMAVNFMATFYLCQQVIPVMKQQGGGVIINTASELAFVAQPLFTAYCASKGAVLAFTRSLALEYAADNIRINALCPGPIDTPMLNAEFNADSDPVKARTESIATIPIGRLGRPEEIAQVALFLASDAPQLMHGASLLVDGGKTIV